From a region of the Agrobacterium larrymoorei genome:
- a CDS encoding M20 aminoacylase family protein produces the protein MPILNRAAELQQEVSEWRRHLHENPEILYEVHDTAAFVAEKLKSFGVDEIVTGIGRTGVVGVIHGRNRDGRTIGLRADMDALPIVEETGKPWASKTPGKMHACGHDGHTAMLLGAAKYLSETRNFDGSVAVIFQPAEEGGAGALAMVQDGLMDRFGVDEVYGMHNMPGIPLGAFAIRKGGIMAAPDKFSITVKGHGGHAAQPHRTVDPITIGAQIVSNLQMIASRNADPIRSVVVSVTRFQAGSSHNIIPNEAVIAGTVRTLDEDVRDMAEARIKQMAEGIALANGAEAEAVYERYCPVTVNHATETDHAIRIAREVVGENNVDPDVDPSMAGEDFSYMLNERPGAFIFLGNGDSAGLHNPSYDFNDEAISYGISYWVKLVEQRLGN, from the coding sequence ATGCCGATCTTGAACAGAGCCGCCGAATTGCAACAGGAAGTCAGCGAATGGCGGCGGCACCTTCATGAAAATCCGGAAATTCTCTACGAGGTGCACGACACGGCAGCCTTCGTTGCCGAAAAGCTGAAATCCTTCGGCGTAGACGAGATCGTGACCGGCATCGGCCGCACCGGCGTTGTGGGCGTCATTCATGGCCGCAACCGCGATGGCCGCACAATCGGCCTGCGCGCCGATATGGACGCGTTGCCAATCGTGGAAGAAACCGGCAAGCCATGGGCCTCGAAAACGCCCGGCAAGATGCATGCCTGCGGCCATGACGGGCACACCGCCATGCTTCTGGGCGCTGCGAAATATCTCAGCGAAACGCGCAATTTCGATGGTTCCGTCGCCGTCATCTTCCAGCCTGCCGAAGAAGGCGGCGCGGGCGCGCTCGCCATGGTTCAGGACGGGCTGATGGACCGTTTCGGCGTGGATGAAGTTTACGGCATGCACAATATGCCGGGCATCCCACTCGGTGCCTTCGCCATCCGCAAGGGCGGCATCATGGCGGCACCGGACAAGTTTTCCATCACCGTGAAGGGTCACGGCGGCCATGCGGCGCAGCCGCACCGCACGGTGGACCCCATCACCATCGGCGCGCAGATAGTCAGCAATCTGCAGATGATCGCATCCCGCAATGCCGACCCGATCCGCTCCGTCGTCGTCTCCGTCACCCGCTTCCAGGCGGGTTCCAGCCACAATATCATTCCCAACGAAGCCGTGATCGCCGGTACCGTCCGCACGCTGGACGAAGATGTGCGCGATATGGCCGAAGCGCGGATCAAGCAGATGGCGGAAGGCATAGCGCTTGCCAATGGCGCGGAGGCAGAGGCCGTCTACGAACGCTACTGTCCCGTCACCGTCAACCACGCCACGGAAACCGACCACGCCATCCGCATCGCACGCGAGGTGGTGGGCGAAAACAACGTGGATCCGGATGTCGATCCATCCATGGCAGGCGAAGATTTCTCCTACATGCTAAACGAACGCCCCGGCGCCTTCATCTTCCTCGGCAATGGCGATAGCGCGGGGCTGCATAACCCAAGCTACGACTTCAACGACGAAGCCATAAGCTACGGCATTTCCTATTGGGTAAAGCTGGTGGAGCAGCGCCTGGGCAACTGA